From a single Aspergillus puulaauensis MK2 DNA, chromosome 2, nearly complete sequence genomic region:
- a CDS encoding glycoside hydrolase family 125 protein (CAZy:GH125;~COG:S;~EggNog:ENOG410PFTS;~InterPro:IPR008928,IPR012341,IPR008313;~PFAM:PF06824;~SECRETED:SignalP(1-22);~go_process: GO:0005975 - carbohydrate metabolic process [Evidence IEA]), producing the protein MTLSALVYGLSLLGFGATGAAALRDEPSILRRACPDYLDYSQAPHAPYSEGPLKLPYQRPVVECRTFNSSVVEEVIEDVTSRMHDKDLAQLFRNAFPNTLDTTIRWHTDGSTTAAKKGKRASSQWEGPQSFVVTGDINAEWLRDSTNQLTNYQTLANKDERLFNLILGAINTQAEFVIQSPYCNAFQPPPPSHIKPANNSQDDTVHPVYEPSVVFECKYELDSLANFLTLATEFYENTGSKDFLTNRWYTALETVLQVLDAQSQPTFNEAGQYVENQYTFQRTTTLGTETLNLAGVGNPLNTGTGLIRSAFRPSDDSTIMGFFIPANAQMAVQLKRTADMLRSAGGRSDLVQDLERRGTRLRKAIKDNAIVTHPKFGDVYAFEVDGYGSYIFMDDANIPSLLSLPVLGFLDQDDPVYKNTRAMVLSKEGNPYYLNGTAFHGIGGPHIGLENAWPMSLLVQAQTSDSDAEIAKCINMVRDSSRLGLVHESIDVNNIHEYTRPWFAWANSVFAQTVLKIAAERPHIIFGKGAEAYVP; encoded by the exons ATGACGCTCTCCGCACTGGTTTACGGCCTGTCGCTGCTTGGCTTCGGCGCAACGGGAGCTGCAGCCCTGCGAGACGAGCCTTCGATCCTTCGACGAGCGTGCCCTGACTACCTCGATTACTCTCAAGCCCCTCA CGCTCCATATAGCGAAGGGCCATTGAAACTCCCATACCAGAGACCAGTGGTGGAATGTCGAACATTTAACTCTTCAGTCGTGGAGGAAGTCATTGAGGATGTTACATCCCGCATGCATGACAAGGATCTTGCCCAACTGTTCCGCAACGCGTTCCCCAATACGCTAGACACCACCATCAGGTGGCACACCGACGGCTCTACGACGGCAGCAAAGAAGGGCAAGAGGGCCAGCTCCCAATGGGAGGGTCCACAGAGTTTTGTCGTGACCGGAGATATCAACGCAGAGTGGCTACGCGATTCTACAAACCAATTGACGAACTACCAAACCCTAGCAAACAAGGATGAACGACTCTTTAACCTCATTCTCGGCGCAATCAACACCCAGGCTGAATTCGTCATACAATCGCCATATTGCAATGCCTTccaacctccacctccaagcCATATCAAACCGGCGAATAACAGCCAAGATGACACAGTCCACCCCGTCTACGAGCCATCTGTCGTATTCGAATGCAAGTATGAGCTCGATTCCCTGGCCAATTTCCTCACTCTTGCAACCGAGTTCTACGAGAACACCGGCTCGAAGGACTTTCTCACCAACCGCTGGTATACAGCTCTAGAGACCGTCCTCCAGGTTCTGGACGCACAATCCCAGCCGACCTTCAACGAAGCAGGCCAATATGTCGAAAACCAGTATACCTTCCAACGAACCACTACTCTAGGAACAGAAACCCTCAACCTCGCCGGCGTCGGTAACCCGCTCAACACCGGAACAGGCCTCATCCGCAGCGCCTTCCGCCCCAGCGACGACTCAACAATTatgggcttcttcatccccgCAAACGCGCAGATGGCTGTGCAACTCAAGCGAACAGCAGACATGCTCCGCTCCGCCGGCGGACGCTCTGATCTCGTTCAAGATCTCGAGCGCCGCGGCACTCGCCTACGCAAGGCAATCAAGGACAACGCCATAGTCACCCACCCTAAATTTGGCGACGTCTACGCGTTCGAGGTAGATGGCTACGGATCGTATATCTTCATGGACGACGCAAACATCCCCTCactcctctcccttcccGTCCTCGGCTTTCTCGACCAAGATGACCCCGTCTACAAGAATACCCGCGCGATGGTCCTCTCCAAAGAAGGAAACCCATACTACCTCAATGGCACCGCCTTCCACGGTATTGGTGGTCCACACA TCGGACTTGAGAATGCCTGGCCCATGTCCCTCCTCGTGCAAGCACAGACCTCCGATTCCGACGCCGAAATCGCGAAGTGCATCAATATGGTCCGGGACTCGAGCCGGCTTGGTCTCGTGCATGAGTCTATCGACGTGAACAATATCCACGAGTATACGCGGCCTTGGTTTGCGTGGGCGAACTCGGTCTTTGCGCAGACGGTGCTGAAGATTGCGGCTGAGCGGCCGCACATTATTTTTGGGAAGGGGGCGGAGGCTTATGTCCCTTAG
- a CDS encoding uncharacterized protein (COG:F;~EggNog:ENOG410PPPE;~InterPro:IPR019038;~PFAM:PF09507;~go_component: GO:0005634 - nucleus [Evidence IEA];~go_component: GO:0043625 - delta DNA polymerase complex [Evidence IEA];~go_process: GO:0006260 - DNA replication [Evidence IEA]) has product MAVADYKKYLAENVVGERRTVTYRSLGRALRVHSTIAKQMLYDFHQNENSKKPSSVNATYVLTGVPKPTEPAANGAAVNGNSNDDDDIMPSSPYISSSMPNQDDAIDQVSVSSVLLAREEDLQDAKAIFESISSIYVYSLQPAVLQDLNVLTDVSREMLANHAQEDPLEYGKQWGMIQNTNVKRRTGARPPPPPPAPSSTVPAKRPAQSEPSQPKKEEVKKEEHTEPSKPVQRQNSSSSAKPAEKAAPAKKDKGSLFSSFAKAKPKQKKEETSTPAASGAESAEPSGAEDVVLDDASEEEQEELFPESKKEPSNETRESRKEREDRLRKMMEDDDEEDEDMPDAAESPAEPPAEPETIDNPPPKQQDLKMEATVKGGRRRGRRQVMKKAVKKDSEGYLVTVEEPSWESFSEDEPAPPPPKKKPAVNAPKGKPGAKAGQGNIMSFFGKK; this is encoded by the exons ATGGCGGTTGCAGACTATAAGAAGTACCTTGCGGAGAATGTTGTCGGCGAGCGGCGGACG gtCACATATCGCTCGCTAGGTCGAGCATTGAGAGTGCACAGCACCATCGCGAAGCA AATGCTTTATGACTTTCACCAGAATGAAAACTCGAAAAAGCCGTCCAGCGTGAACGCAACCTATGTCCTAACGGGAGTTCCCAAGCCCACCGAGCCTGCGGCAAACGGCGCCGCGGTCAACGGTAATAGcaacgacgatgacgatatAATGCCTAGCAGCCCGTATATTAGCAGTTCAATGCCCAACCAGGATGACGCGATCGACCAGGTTTCTGTCTCTTCGGTTTTACTGGCGCGAGAGGAAGACCTACAAG ACGCGAAAGCTATTTTCGAGTCAATATCGTCCATATACGTGTATAGCCTGCAGCCTGCCGTATTGCAAGATCTCAATGTCCTTACCGATGTCAGTCGTGAGATGCTCGCCAACCATGCGCAGGAGGACCCATTGGAATACGGGAAGCAATGGGGTATGATTCAAAATACAAACGTTAAG AGGAGAACAGGGGCACGACCTCCACCCCCGCCTCCGGCACCTTCAAGCACGGTGCCGGCGAAACGTCCCGCACAGTCCGAGCCCTCTCAAccaaagaaggaagaagtcaagaagGAAGAGCACACAGAACCCTCAAAGCCTGTGCAGCGCCAGAattcctcttcatcagcaAAGCCGGCAGAAAAGGCCGCCCCGGCAAAGAAAGATAAAGGCAGTTTGTTCAGTTCCTTCGCGAAAGCGAAAccaaagcagaagaaggaagagacCTCAACGCCAGCTGCGTCTGGTGCTGAATCG GCTGAACCTAGTGGTGCTGAAGATG TGGTTTTAGATGATGCatctgaagaagagcaggaaGAACTCTTCCCGGAGTCCAAGAAGGAGCCTTCTAATGAAACCCGCGAAAGCAGAAAAGAACGCGAAGATAGGCTtaggaagatgatggaagaCGACG atgaggaggacgaagatatGCCCGATGCTGCAGAGTCGCCGGCAGAGCCgccagcagaaccagaaacTATCGACAACCCACCTCCCAAGCAGCAGGATCTCAAGATGGAGGCCACAGTTAAAGGCGGCCGTCGCAGGGGACGGCGGCAGGTCATGAAGAAGGCAGTAAAGAAGGATAGCGAAGGCTATCTCG TTACGGTCGAGGAGCCTAGCTGGGAATCATTCTCGGAAGACGAACCcgcaccaccgccgcccaaGAAGAAACCAGCAGTGAACGCGCCAAAGGGCAAGCCTGGCGCCAAAGCGGGGCAAGGGAATATCATGTCTTTTTTTGGCAAAAAGTAA
- a CDS encoding coenzyme A transporter (COG:C;~EggNog:ENOG410PG91;~InterPro:IPR018108,IPR023395,IPR002067;~PFAM:PF00153;~TransMembrane:2 (o197-217i401-424o);~go_process: GO:0055085 - transmembrane transport [Evidence IEA]), translating into MSAAATDHAQGNSPSVPSRSSPSHAIAEPQFRNQSVFQQMESATHTQRPTSHNIGGGAVVAGPHATTADDGLNRSTQSSRSGGKETNKRSVDYISRSGLAGGLAGCAAKTVVAPLDRVKILFQASNPQFAKYTGSRAGLVFAIRDIKRYEGARGLFRGHSVTLLRIFPYAAIKFLAYEQIRAFFIRSREQETPFRRLISGSLAGITSVFFTYPLELVRVRLAFETKKSSGVSLVDTVRQIYGERVKPPKDLPTAKGAPSAATAAAETVSATTQKIVPSSGFANFYRGFTPTLLGMLPYAGVSFLTHDTIGDWLRLPSLAPYTTISRSESSTSGHHNSRRPQLTAAAELFSGAIAGVVSQTSSYPFEVMRRRMQVGGVVGDGRRLRIAETARTIWMERGFRGFWIGLTIGYLKVIPMTATGFFVYERLKWSLGI; encoded by the exons CGCAGTTCCGGAACCAGTCCGTTTTTCAGCAGATGGAATCAGCTACCCACACACAACGGCCGACATCGCATAACATTGGTGGCGGGGCAGTGGTGGCCGGGCCTCACGCGACcaccgccgacgatggcCTGAATCGCTCGACCCAGAGTAGCCGCAGTGGCGGCAAAGAGACGAATAAGAGAAGTGTCGATTATATTTCGAGGAGCGGGCTCGCTGGAGGGTTAGCGGGTTGTGCG GCCAAGACTGTTGTTGCGCCTCTTGATCGAGTGAAGATTCTTTTCCAAGCGTCAAATCCCCAATTCGCCAAATATACGGGTAGTAGGGCTGGCCTCGTTTTCGCTATCCGGGATATCAAGCGATATGAGGGTGCGCGAGGTCTCTTCCGAGGCCATTCAGTAACGCTCCTTAGGATATTTCCATATGCTGCAATTAAGTTTCTAGCGTACGAACAGATTCGAGCGTTTTTCATACGCTCAAGGGAACAGGAAACACCATTCCGTCGATTGATATCGGGAAGTTTGGCGGGCATAACCTCGGTATTTTTCACCTACCCGCTAGAGTTGGTTCGAGTGCGGCTGGCGTTTGAGACCAAAAAGTCCTCTGGGGTTTCCCTTGTTGATACCGTACGGCAAATCTACGGCGAACGAGTTAAACCCCCGAAAGACCTTCCAACGGCCAAGGGTGCTCCATCGGCTGCTACCGCAGCCGCAGAGACCGTTAGCGCTACCACCCAGAAAATTGTCCCCAGTTCAGGGTTTGCAAACTTCTACCGTGGTTTCACTCCAACACTTCTTGGAATGCTCCCATACGCTGGAGTGTCCTTCCTCACCCATGACACAATTGGCGACTGGCTCCGTTTACCATCTCTCGCCCCCTACACGACCATTTCTCGATCCGAATCGTCAACCTCGGGTCACCACAACTCACGGAGGCCACAGCTGACAGCCGCGGCAGAATTGTTCTCGGGCGCGATTGCTGGTGTGGTCTCGCAAACGTCATCCTATCCATTTGAGGTGATGCGCCGGCGTATGCAAGTCGGCGGCGTAGTCGGTGATGGGCGCCGTCTGAGAATCGCCGAAACAGCGCGGACAATATGGATGGAGCGAGGGTTCCGCGGCTTTTGGATCGGATTGACAATTGGCTATCTCAAGGTGATACCCATGACAGCTACTGGTTTCTTTGTCTACGAACGCCTCAAGTGGTCGTTGGGGATTTAG
- the ESF2 gene encoding RNA-binding ATPase activator ESF2 (COG:K;~EggNog:ENOG410PHQE;~InterPro:IPR035979,IPR012677,IPR034353,IPR039119;~go_function: GO:0003676 - nucleic acid binding [Evidence IEA]), whose translation MTTRKRNEFLDIVSSDEEGNDAGYDSEAAEESKGRTVKRRKTKTRNADLESGSGEEESDVSEGEESSDAEAGGVGLSKKEKEEPQDEDETDDNDDDEYNEEDHYLDVSAEAEKTKKGQESTDKLKLKPSKKNKTGVVYFSTLPPYMKPFALKSLIEARGFGPITKVFLSPEVRAPSAPRRRSNKRKSYSDGWVEFASKKIAKICAESLNASIVGGRKGSWYHDDILNLKYLKGFKWSDLQETVQRERSEREAKRRIEDARARKEEKVFLQGYEKGKMLNGIQKKNEAKRKRKMQAGGEDGKKEEAINARRLFKQNEVRHGRDKVPDDQGDLEENARRVLAKIF comes from the coding sequence ATGACAACCCGCAAGCGGAACGAGTTCCTCGATATTGTCTCcagcgacgaagaaggtAACGACGCCGGATACGACTCGGAAGCCGCCGAGGAGAGTAAAGGCCGCACCGTGAAACGGAGAAAGACAAAAACGCGCAATGCGGATCTAGAGAGCGGATctggcgaggaagaatccGATGTgtcggagggggaggaaTCAAGCGATGCGGAGGCCGGGGGTGTAGGCCTGtccaagaaggagaaagaggaaccgcaggatgaggacgaaaCAGAcgataatgatgatgatgaataCAATGAAGAGGATCATTACCTTGACGTGagcgccgaagccgaaaaAACGAAAAAGGGCCAGGAATCCACCGACAAACTCAAGCTCAAGCCGAGTAAGAAAAACAAAACGGGCGTTGTCTATTTCTCCACTCTGCCGCCGTACATGAAGCCATTTGCCCTCAAATCGCTTATTGAGGCGCGTGGGTTTGGTCCGATCACAAAAGTGTTCTTGTCGCCTGAGGTGCGGGCACCGTCGGCGCCGCGGCGGCGATCGAATAAGCGGAAGTCGTACTCAGATGGGTGGGTGGAGTTtgcgtcgaagaagatcgcCAAGATTTGTGCCGAGTCATTAAATGCATCCATCGTGGGTGGCCGGAAGGGCTCATGGTATCATGACGACATATTGAATCTTAAGTACTTGAAGGGATTCAAGTGGTCCGATTTACAGGAAACAGTTCAGCGCGAGAGATCGGAGAGGGAAGCGAAGCGGCGGATTGAAGATGCCAGGGcgagaaaggaggagaaggtgtTCTTGCAGGGCTATGAGAAAGGGAAGATGCTCAATGggatccagaagaagaacgaggCAAAGCGCAAGCGGAAGATGCAAGCTGGAGGCGAGGacggaaagaaagaggaggccATCAATGCACGGAGATTGTTCAAGCAAAATGAGGTCAGACACGGACGTGATAAAGTCCCAGATGATCAAGGTGATTTGGAGGAAAATGCCAGGAGGGTTCTGGCAAAGATTTTCTAA
- the ATP25 gene encoding RsfS/YbeB/iojap family protein (COG:A;~EggNog:ENOG410PPFC;~InterPro:IPR040152;~PFAM:PF02410;~go_process: GO:0140053 - mitochondrial gene expression [Evidence IEA]): protein MSAIMNRTLLRAPRRFPEVARVTPSVYSTAPRYTFLSYGRLRNSTSSSHLSTEHTTPNSSSPSGLPAEENDTIKSHQTSQSTQHIPWYLQEGSSVPAAAEVTSRDQLPELPENPPKILPELLEYVFKDLGLDGLKLIDLRGLETPAALGANVIMIIGTARSVKHLNVSSDRLCRWLRSTHKLSPYADGLLGRNELKIKLRRKTRRARIASRTGAMVDDKDDGITTGWICVNAGVVEKAPANEETDGEFEGFGPRVGGTRVVVQLFTEEKRAELDLESLWEGRIMRAQRERERNSDIAKDASEEVRSINSTNSSPSDYKSSHIPRSTVSPPFEQKRHFHSTIQINSPSPVQFAPSKERQARFQGDRRNSGSLARLSESLSSLSVEEMKAKLGDGPGDRSSTAFLRDFYKEASSSSLEAAAVAELELMCSAASQGYTGYSRESIYQAFMGCCMSAGNISEQAGTLVLDVLLAPRTGDDPGGEWFTDSDKEMALSALDQFILRGEDFMNLQVFTRLYYLASLPPGPGAHRDTSPAERGAHVLRMIDTLSIPFDPVAARTLMFSILRNRDFQGFWTWWRKLPLKGSARTYEDYETLFRIHAELNDRGSARECLLNATPMMSRENPPVPLEGELLKHVHDCLFIAYPKIELRAAEGGKAPFHKLLRECQDKLRG from the coding sequence ATGTCGGCAATAATGAATAGGACATTGCTGAGGGCCCCGCGGCGCTTCCCGGAGGTAGCTCGTGTCACGCCCTCTGTGTACTCTACCGCTCCTCGCTATACATTCCTCTCATATGGCCGCTTGCGGAATTCGACCTCATCTTCTCACCTCTCAACAGAACACACAACTCCGAATTCATCATCGCCCAGCGGTCTACCAGCTGAAGAGAATGATACAATTAAATCACACCAGACTTCTCAATCCACGCAACACATTCCTTGGTACCTCCAAGAGGGGAGTTCGGTTCCCGCAGCCGCCGAGGTAACCTCGCGAGATCAGCTCCCCGAGCTCCCAGAGAATCCACCGAAAATACTGCCGGAACTCCTAGAATATGTCTTCAAAGACCTCGGTCTTGATGGACTCAAGTTGATCGATTTACGGGGATTGGAAACGCCTGCAGCCTTGGGAGCCAATGTCATCATGATCATCGGGACCGCGCGCAGTGTTAAACACTTGAACGTCTCCTCGGACCGTCTCTGCCGCTGGCTGCGGAGCACTCATAAATTGTCGCCCTATGCGGATGGATTGCTGGGGAGGAACGAGTTGAAAATCAAGCTTCGACGCAAGACTCGGCGAGCTAGAATTGCTAGCCGAACAGGtgccatggttgatgataAGGATGATGGAATTACCACGGGCTGGATTTGTGTCAACGCAGGCGTTGTAGAAAAGGCCCCCGCCAACGAGGAGACAGATGGTGAATTCGAGGGTTTTGGGCCTCGCGTGGGAGGTACACGAGTGGTTGTCCAGTTGTTCAccgaggagaagagagcAGAGTTGGATCTGGAAAGCCTCTGGGAGGGGCGGATAATGCGCGCCCAAcgggagagagaaagaaattCCGATATCGCCAAGGACGCATCCGAGGAGGTTCGTTCTATAAACTCGACAAATTCGTCACCATCTGACTATAAATCGTCCCACATTCCCAGGTCAACCGTGAGCCCTCCCTTTGAACAGAAACGGCATTTCCATAGCACGATTCAGATCAACAGCCCGTCGCCTGTGCAGTTTGCTCCAAGCAAGGAACGACAAGCCAGGTTTCAAGGCGACCGACGCAATTCTGGGTCTCTGGCTAGGTTATCAGAGTCTCTTTCGTCCTTGTCGGTTGAGGAAATGAAGGCCAAGCTCGGAGATGGTCCTGGAGATCGCAGCTCTACCGCATTTTTACGGGATTTCTACAAAGAAGCGTCTAGTTCTTCATTGGAAGCTGCAGCCGTGGCTGAACTCGAGCTTATGTGCTCCGCAGCTTCTCAGGGATATACCGGATACAGTAGAGAAAGCATATACCAAGCATTCATGGGTTGTTGCATGTCTGCGGGTAACATATCAGAACAAGCTGGCACCCTGGTCCTTGATGTTTTGCTTGCACCACGAACAGGTGacgatcctggaggagaatggTTCACGGATTCGGACAAAGAAATGGCTCTTTCCGCTCTAGATCAATTTATTTTGAGAGGAGAGGATTTCATGAATTTGCAGGTGTTCACCCGGCTATACTATCTGGCTTCTCTCCCCCCTGGCCCTGGAGCACACCGCGATACCAGTCCGGCAGAGAGAGGAGCCCATGTACTGCGTATGATCGACACACTCAGCATCCCCTTCGACCCTGTGGCGGCTCGAACGCTTATGTTCTCCATATTACGGAACCGCGACTTTCAGGGCTTTTGGACATGGTGGCGAAAACTACCTTTGAAGGGGAGCGCTCGCACATATGAAGACTATGAAACGCTTTTCCGAATTCACGCCGAGCTAAATGATAGGGGCTCTGCACGGGAATGCCTGCTCAACGCTACGCCCATGATGAGTCGAGAGAACCCGCCCGTTCCATTAGAAGGTGAGCTGCTTAAACACGTCCACGATTGTTTGTTCATTGCATATCCTAAGATTGAATTGCGAGCCGCGGAGGGTGGCAAAGCTCCTTTTCATAAGCTGTTGAGGGAATGCCAGGACAAGCTAAGGGGGTAG
- the pex12 gene encoding ubiquitin-protein ligase peroxin 12 (COG:O;~EggNog:ENOG410PK77;~InterPro:IPR006845,IPR017375,IPR013083;~PFAM:PF04757;~go_component: GO:0005779 - integral component of peroxisomal membrane [Evidence IEA];~go_function: GO:0008022 - protein C-terminus binding [Evidence IEA];~go_function: GO:0008270 - zinc ion binding [Evidence IEA];~go_process: GO:0006625 - protein targeting to peroxisome [Evidence IEA]) yields the protein MEYLPSLQQEFDDFKPSLFELLAEQQLSDLLPPSLRYILAVATHRHPRYLLRVLNSYDEVYALLSLIVERYYLRNFGGSFTENFYSLKRERVLLTKNGEIPRTQLGAPGPVRDSLKLRTTDVWKNLFVMVGIPYLKRKLDEGYDIHAAPQASLIMSGGPRYNPSDDLPPNPTIRQRLMHAYKWFLRNVYPSANAAYYFSILTFNLAYLFDNTKYSSPFLWLIGTRIRRLSSADHHAIAKILEGSPQSPRGARTRPGSGLLGALSPQNIYPQLLSSLRYFLPASIFALKFLEWWHASDFSRQLARKATDTLDIPAPITKGMIPPSERKQKSSEKQDPAAAPSSPRSALKTAPSRKRIQPPISATSYLPIFTVSLPPADSDVASSCPVCLNQLANPTACQTGYVYCYVCIFHWLNGEHQRQIDFMNGDGAGAPWEDDLGEGEDGDRPEQTTHVGQSREGKWESGKGRCPVTGRRVLGGTEGLRRVLI from the exons ATGGAGTATCTACCAAGTCTCCAGCAGGAGTTCGATGACTTCAAACCGTCGCTCTTCG AATTGCTCGCGGAACAGCAGCTGTCcgatctccttcctccgtcATTACGATATATTCTTGCGGTTGCTACACACCGGCATCCTCGATATCTTCTCCGAGTGCTAAACTCCTACGACGAGGTCTATGCATTGCTCTCCCTTATTGTCGAGCGATACTACTTGCGCAACTTCGGCGGCTCGTTCACAGAGAACTTCTACTCGCTCAAACGCGAGCGTGTTCTGCTGACCAAGAATGGCGAGATCCCCCGAACTCAACTCGGAGCTCCCGGCCCCGTTCGCGATAGTCTCAAGTTGCGCACTACGGACGTGTGGAAGAACTTGTTCGTCATGGTCGGCATTCCTTACCTCAAGCGCAAGTTGGACGAAGGGTACGATATCCACGCAGCTCCTCAGGCTTCCCTTATCATGAGCGGTGGTCCACGGTACAACCCCAGCGACGATTTACCCCCAAACCCTACCATTCGCCAGCGCCTCATGCACGCTTATAAATGGTTTCTTCGCAACGTTTATCCCTCTGCCAATGCGGCCTATTACTTCTCCATTCTcaccttcaacctcgccTATCTCTTCGATAACACCAAATactcctctcctttccttTGGCTCATCGGCACACGGATCCGCCGCCTAAGCTCCGCGGACCACCATGCGATCGCTAAAATCTTGGAAGGCAGTCCACAAAGTCCGCGCGGCGCACGAACACGCCCAGGCTCAGGTCTCTTAGGCGCCCTTAGCCCGCAAAATATCTACCCCCAGCTCCTGAGCTCCCTTCGCTACTTCCTCCCTGCCTCTATCTTCGCGCTCAAATTCCTTGAATGGTGGCACGCCAGCGACTTCTCGCGTCAACTGGCCCGCAAAGCCACCGACACTCTCGACATCCCAGCCCCTATAACAAAGGGGATGATTCCACCATCCGAACGGAAGCAGAAGTCCTCAGAGAAACaggatcctgctgctgccccaTCGTCCCCCAGATCAGCCCTTAAAACCGCGCCATCCCGCAAGCGCATCCAGCCCCCGATTTCCGCCACTTCATACCTACCGATCTTCACTGTATCTCTCCCACCTGCGGACTCTGACGTTGCTTCCTCATGTCCTGTCTGCCTCAACCAGCTTGCAAATCCCACTGCATGCCAGACCGGCTACGTATATTGTTACGTATGCATATTCCACTGGTTAAACGGTGAGCATCAGCGTCAAATCGATTTCATGAACGGGGATGGCGCCGGCGCTCCATGGGAGGATGATCttggcgaaggcgaagatggGGATCGCCCGGAGCAAACCACGCATGTTGGACAGAGTCGGGAAGGGAAATGGGAGAGCGGGAAGGGCAGATGTCCGGTTACGGGGAGAAGAGTGTTGGGTGGGACGGAGGGGCTGAGAAGGGTTCTTATCTGA